From a single Brettanomyces bruxellensis chromosome 5, complete sequence genomic region:
- a CDS encoding uncharacterized protein (BUSCO:EOG09262E7I): MHHKLHTDAIEFLKNKVYLGSYDQAPENSSSFVYFTVEDALPYNAFHLDFGPLHIGHLYRFAVALHNILNDPKNSSKAVVFYSSSSAKARANAACILCCYLVLVQDWAPHQVLQPISQIQPPLMPFRDAGYSKADFELSIQDVVYGIWRAKERNMIDITNFNLEEYEQYERVDQGDFNLICDEFIAFASPRQSRPGAPLNQPFRKLLQYFVSHNVELVVRLNTHLYDKNEFEKRGIKHLDMIFEDGTCPTMELVQKFIGASETIISNGGKIAVHCKAGLGRTGCLIGAYLIYTHGFTANECIGYMRMMRPGMVVGPQQHWLYLHQNEFRDWRHTMVLDTEPDKSIGGLFPLIPLDAYKERRRQRRRMETERDNMDMNDADIPADESVDISSMGGRRKVSTQLRQAATEAIPSDNPGQPRKYIGRNGRYTNSDEERDNEDDAPYTSTVGNNAISSSPRKEMSVFNENQENVVPVVDDDSDVFMGDKDSKVSTHLTRKTANHSSPTKHHRYPSQFYRRTTTTTKTTTTIASSPPPSRFAKKNGADSAIKGAKQRSISSTRSIKGGRVLSSERIIGNPGVRKLSAKRYES; this comes from the coding sequence atgcatcACAAACTTCACACAGATGCAATAGAGTTTCTCAAAAATAAGGTGTATCTGGGATCATATGACCAAGCACCAGAAAATTCAAGCAGCTTCGTCTATTTCACAGTTGAGGATGCACTTCCATATAATGCATTCCATTTGGATTTCGGTCCATTACATATTGGTCATCTCTATAGATTCGCAGTTGCCCTTCATAACATCCTCAATGACCCAAAGAACAGCTCAAAGGCGGTAGTCTTTTATTCGTCTAGCAGTGCTAAAGCTAGAGCAAATGCTGCTTGTATTCTTTGCTGTTATTTAGTTCTTGTGCAGGATTGGGCACCTCACCAGGTTTTACAGCCAATATCACAGATTCAACCTCCACTAATGCCATTTCGGGATGCGGGCTACTCAAAGGCAGATTTCGAGCTCAGTATACAGGACGTTGTGTACGGGATATGGCGAGCCAAAGAGAGAAATATGATAGATATaacaaatttcaatttgGAGGAGTACGAGCAATATGAAAGGGTCGACCAGGGTGATTTCAACCTGATATGCGATGAATTTAttgcatttgcatctcCCAGACAATCAAGGCCAGGGGCACCTTTGAATCAACCATTTAGAAAGCTTTTGCAGTATTTTGTGTCGCATAATGTCGAGCTAGTTGTCAGATTAAACACCCATCTATACGACAAGAAcgaatttgaaaaaagaggcaTCAAGCATCTGGATATGATTTTTGAGGATGGAACTTGCCCTACAATGGAGCTGGTCCAAAAGTTTATTGGTGCTTCCGAAACGATTATATCCAACGGTGGAAAAATTGCCGTTCATTGCAAAGCAGGTCTTGGAAGAACAGGGTGTCTTATAGGGGCATACTTGATATACACGCATGGATTTACAGCAAACGAGTGCATTGGCTATATGAGGATGATGCGTCCGGGCATGGTTGTTGGGCCTCAGCAGCATTGGCtatatcttcatcaaaatgaattcaGAGATTGGAGACACACTATGGTGCTAGATACAGAGCCCGATAAATCGATTGGCGGCCTTTTCCCATTGATACCGCTTGATGCATATAAGGAAAGAAGACGTCAGAGGAGGCGAATGGAGACGGAAAGAGACAACATGGATATGAATGATGCTGACATACCCGCAGATGAATCCGTAGATATTTCATCCATGGGAGGAAGGAGGAAAGTTTCCACACAATTACGACAAGCAGCTACAGAAGCCATTCCTTCGGATAATCCCGGACAGCCCCGCAAATATATAGGGAGAAATGGCCGTTATACAAACTCAGACGAGGAGAGAGACAACGAGGATGATGCTCCATATACCTCAACAGTAGGGAATAATGCAATATCAAGCAGTCCGAGGAAAGAGATGAGTGTCTTTAATGAAAATCAGGAGAATGTTGTTCCAGTAGTTGATGACGATAGTGATGTTTTTATGGGTGATAAGGATTCTAAGGTGTCCACTCACTTGACCAGGAAAACAGCAAATCACTCATCACCTACAAAGCATCATAGGTATCCATCTCAATTTTATAGGAGGACAACAACCACAACTAAGACAACAACTACGATTGCATCGTCTCCTCCGCCATCTAGGtttgcaaagaagaatggtGCTGATTCAGCGATAAAAGGTGCGAAGCAAAGGTCAATAAGTTCAACCAGGTCTATAAAGGGAGGAAGAGTTTTGAGTTCTGAGAGAATAATAGGCAACCCAGGGGTCCGTAAGCTGTCTGCAAAACGTTACGAATCCTAA
- a CDS encoding uncharacterized protein (BUSCO:EOG09261DGU), with protein MGLLSQGTPLSWAESRQYNDYVRDHGINQLVNCFNAAKGRHNDHFFWGDEIEYHMIRIDDKAKTAQLSLNETEVLKNLGEHGKDKQRAIDQGILFHPEYGRFMLEATPYQPYDGETIEGYAEVEQNMSVRRTVAHNEMGDKNVHAATLTAFPTMGCDDFTYPKAVPKGPASQSLFLPDEVINQHVRFPTLTANIRRRRGQKVAINIPLFEDTNTDMTHLDSSIPKRELFSGDDEAFLGAAKPGHIYMDSMGFGMGCCCLQVTLQAPDINEARYVYDSFVNIAPALLALTAATPILKGRLADQDVRWNVISGAVDDRCPEERGEATLQGHKARGGIADNANVIYIPKSRYDSVDQYLGDIHSQPGIDGLSHITSVGTVSKESESSADYTYFEPSLNDVESPINPAVYAKLRSAGFDHRLARHFAHLYIRDPLVIFKEKIKQDDATETDHFENIQSTNWQTLRFKPPTQKATPGNDSVPGWRVEIRPMEISVTDFENAAFGVFSILLARAVIKYRPNFYVPISVAEQNMKVAHTRGCTTDGKFGFRVNSWHGQNEKAVIAQLSLDQLFNGYEDFEGLVPVTRRYVHETFEIKTEQQRNALELLEIYFKFISKRASGEIPSTAKFIRSFVMHHPEYKHDSKINSSINYDLIKYLQRLERYDPELTSEFFGKEISTWMSDHGY; from the coding sequence ATGGGTTTACTTTCTCAGGGCACGCCTCTGTCATGGGCAGAATCTCGTCAATACAACGACTATGTTCGGGATCATGGTATCAACCAATTAGTGAATTGCTTTAATGCGGCCAAGGGCCGTCACAACGATCACTTTTTCTGGGGTGACGAGATCGAGTATCACATGATCAGGATCGACGATAAGGCCAAGACTGCCCAGTTATCGCTAAACGAGACCGAAGTGTTGAAAAATCTGGGAGAACATGGCAAGGACAAGCAAAGGGCAATCGACCAGGGAATTCTTTTCCACCCGGAATATGGAAGATTTATGCTTGAAGCCACACCTTACCAGCCATACGATGGTGAGACTATTGAAGGATATGCAGAGGTGGAGCAAAATATGAGCGTTAGGAGAACTGTTGCACACAACGAGATGGGTGACAAGAATGTGCACGCGGCAACGTTGACTGCTTTCCCCACCATGGGATGTGATGACTTCACCTATCCGAAGGCTGTGCCTAAAGGTCCGGCCTCGCAGTCACTTTTCCTCCCAGACGAGGTGATCAACCAGCATGTGAGGTTCCCAACTCTCACTGCCAacataagaagaagaagaggccAGAAAGTTGCGATCAATATTCCGTTGTTTGAAGATACAAACACGGACATGACGCATCTTGACTCTTCGATTCCTAAGCGGGAGCTTTTCAGCGGAGATGATGAAGCATTCCTCGGTGCAGCAAAGCCTGGCCACATCTACATGGATTCGATGGGCTTTGGAATGGGCTGCTGCTGCCTTCAAGTCACACTGCAGGCTCCAGATATTAACGAGGCGAGATACGTTTACGACTCGTTTGTTAACATTGCACCGGCCTTACTAGCACTTACTGCGGCAACACCAATATTGAAAGGCCGCCTTGCAGACCAGGATGTGCGTTGGAATGTCATTTCTGGTGCTGTTGATGATAGATGTCCGGAAGAGAGAGGTGAAGCAACTTTGCAAGGACACAAAGCCAGAGGAGGCATTGCTGATAACGCAAATGTGATATACATCCCGAAGTCAAGATACGACTCTGTTGATCAGTACCTGGGAGACATACACAGCCAGCCTGGAATAGACGGTCTCAGCCACATTACATCTGTTGGCACAGTAAGCAAGGAGAGTGAAAGCTCGGCCGATTACACATACTTTGAGCCATCACTCAACGACGTGGAAAGCCCTATTAATCCGGCTGTCTATGCTAAATTGCGGTCCGCAGGATTTGATCACCGTTTGGCAAGGCACTTTGCCCATTTGTACATCAGAGACCCACTAGTGATATTTAAGGAGAAGATCAAGCAGGACGATGCCACCGAAACAGACCATTTCGAGAACATCCAGTCCACCAACTGGCAGACACTCAGATTCAAACCTCCTACGCAGAAAGCCACTCCGGGTAACGACTCTGTTCCTGGATGGAGGGTCGAGATAAGACCAATGGAGATATCGGTTACTGACTTCGAGAATGCCGCATTTGGCGTTTTCTCCATCTTGCTTGCCAGAGCCGTCATCAAGTACAGACCGAACTTTTACGTTCCTATATCCGTTGCCGAGCAGAACATGAAGGTGGCTCACACGAGAGGTTGCACGACTGATGGCAAGTTTGGATTCCGTGTGAACAGTTGGCATGGACAGAATGAAAAGGCTGTGATTGCTCAACTATCTCTTGACCAACTTTTCAATGGATACGAGGACTTCGAAGGTCTTGTTCCTGTGACGAGGCGGTATGTTCATGAAACGTTTGAAATAAAGACTGAGCAGCAAAGAAATGCCCTGGAGTTGCTCGAGATTTACTTCAAGTTCATATCCAAGCGTGCATCAGGAGAAATTCCTTCAACCGCTAAGTTTATTAGAAGCTTTGTCATGCACCACCCAGAGTATAAGCATGACAGCAAGATCAACAGCAGTATTAATTACGACCTAATCAAGTACCTTCAGAGATTGGAAAGATACGATCCCGAGTTAACTTCTGAGTTCTTCGGAAAGGAGATTTCCACATGGATGTCTGATCATGGCtattag